GTAAGACTAGTAGTATAATGCAAACTCGCTATGGCATGAGGTGAGTAGCAAGGATGCTCCTGATATCAACATCAGGTCTCCTTAAATTGTAGGGGTAATTGCACTGAGCAGTCTAAAAttagaagtaaaaaaaataaagtctaaaaaaactcaaaaaaatAATGTCCGTAAGTAAGACTAGTAGTATAATGCAAACTCGCTATGGCATGAGGTGAGTAGCAAGGATGCTCCTGATATCAACATCCCTCATCGACTGATATGCCAAAGAATAATCACCATGGATTTTCTCTAACATCTGCACAATACGAGTAATGAATGAATGCCTGGAAATaccaaaattttattaatttgaaaactaaaaaaatcCTAGTTACTTACTGATAAGATCAATGTGAGGGTGTCATCGGTATCTATGCCAGTTTCTAGAGGTGATAATCCAACTGGCATCTGCTGCTGTTGCCAGGTTTGAGGAAAATATGCATACCTGCACaaattaaacaatttaattaattagaaattaaagGCAAAATAGACGACTAACTTATAAATACATGCATACCTGCTAATCGTGATAAGGTTACTCTGGTGGTCAGGCCAGACTCTAGGAGTGTCGTCCAGAATCAAGACATTGGACACAGTAGTCGAGACATAGTTTAGATTTTTCACATAACCATCCTTACCCATGTGAGCCTCCTCCCTGGAAGTGATTCTCCCGGAAAAGAAAGTGCCAGTGGGATCGAGTAGTTTCGCCATGGCATATGCATAATCCTTGCGCCCCAAGGTGATAATGTGCAGGTTGAATAACTCGCTAGCCTGCAACAACACATGAACAAACATATAAACATCAGATAATAGGCATCAGATAAATAAAAAGCACCAGATAGATAAAAAGCAGATAAGATACCTTGTGGAGGAAATCTCTTATCCCTGGTCGGAGTTTGATCCAGAATCCAAAACGTCTGACGCGAAATAGATCACGGTTATCATGCTCTATTACCTTCTTTCTCAGAATTTGCTCATGGATGGCAGACACTCGATCAAACTgttgaaaaaaatagaaaacatgtAAATATCGATTCATTGATCAATAAAGAAAGAACcatttttgttttgtttacttacgCTGATTGAGTTCAACAGAGttaaatccaaatccaagatgaGTGTGATTTTGGGCGGGGGAGATGGAATCAATCTCTGCTTCTTGGCAGGTTTCTCCGTCGCAGACTCGTTGATGGTATGCTCTAGCGATGCGGTGGCTAGGTCTCTCGGCATCTGTCAGGGTAGATGATTTACTTAAATTGAAGAAAGCAGATAGAAAacacagatttttttttaaaacaatttaaatCAACTTGAATTGAAGCAAGCAGATAGATAAAGAACTCAAAAGGTTTTCTTTCaataacttttattttattttttagtgcATATAGGGTTTTTTATTTTCAAGGACTAATCTAGGAAgtcattttaattttgaaaattactttttgtTATCTTATAAGttcattatctttaaaaattaaaaatattagtgattacttgtgattttaaaaaatttgcttgattttgaaaattacttaaaatACTCAATTATATTATCAGTTCAAATCATCCTAATGCATTTAAAATTGTGCTGAGCTGAAAGAAGATGATTTCTCTTTCATTGTCAGTGTCTttacttttatttcagttttctcGCAACCAAATGATGTACCACTGTGTGGGTTTATACATGAGTTTGTTTCTTTCTGATATTAGGTATCCTTTATCAAAGTACTTTATCATTGATTTCTGGAGACCAAATGGCTGAATCCTCAGTTATAGCAAAATGCTGTGATGGTTCACAGAATAATCCCAAGGGTATTATTGAACGAATATATCCATTGGGTGCAGCGATTGGTAAACCAAAATCTTCTACTGAGGGCATCTCTCCTGCAAAAATTGCACAATCTGAGTGGAAGAGTTTGACAGAAAGTGATAATTCCTCCGAGTCTACTGCTAACACGATGAGAAACTTTGAGCAGACAATGCAAACAAACATCATGTGATGGAACAAAAACTTGAGGTGTCACAGGAAACCTTGAATCTGAGCAAAGCAGAGCTGGCCTTTACATCTGGTGTCACTGCTAAAAAGTTGGGTAATTTGGTTCGATCTTCAGAGACCTCGGAGAGATCCTCCACCAATGTTGTTACAAACAACTGAAGTTTCGAAGTTAGCAGTATCCCAAAAAGTTTCAGTaaaaccatcttcttgtgcttgATCGAAATTCTTTATCTCAAATGCTTCAGGCTGATAGTAATGAACTTCTTTATCCCAAAAAGTTTCAGGGATTGAAGAGGCTGTTGAAATTTGACCGTAAAAGCAAGGGAGAGGCAAGTGCGTGACTGGTTGGTCTAGCCCGTCAATTAATTATTCAGTAGAGGATGATGCAGAAGATCTAAAAGCAGCTGCTTACGAAAAGAACCTTGATACATCCTCAACTTCCCTCCACGAGATGTATTGTCCACCATGATGTAGATTAAGAAAATTTCTATCATTGTTTCTGCTCATGCCGTGCTCTTGTACTTTTACATCGATCGTGCTAATTCTAGTTTGGTccttaaatttatattaaaaattgtgTTATGCGGAGCATATATGTATTCTTGGATTATATTCATTATctttaaaaataaggtattattagTGAGTGATTACTCGATTGTGTTaaattttagttatttattttaattttgaaaaatattgttgTTATTATATAAATTCGTGATTACTTGTGATTTTAAAAAGTTGTGTTAATATTGCAAATTTACACACAAATCCATGGTACTATCATCATACAAAAAAAAACATCCgatttttattcaaaataaaaataaacaaccaACCAAAATGCGGCACCTACCGAATGCATTGCCTCTGAGGCATGTGCAGCTGATACAAGTGCGCAAGCCTTGTGTACAATTTCACTTTCAATAGAATTCTCAGGGAACTCGTTACATATCTCTAAATCAATCGGTGATAAAACATCTTCTTTCACAGCCCTTGCGAGAAATCGCGATGTGGCATCCGTTTGGTTCCTCCATTGCACGGCGAGTGTGATTAATTTCTtaataaagaaaatattataCTCGGGTGCAGCCAGGTCTTCAAGTCCTCTAATAAGTCGTGGAATATCATTTAAGAGGAAGTATTGCTCAATTTTCAAGGAAGCAGCTTTTTCGTATTTCCTTAATTTCTCATCTCTGTGCCTTTGATCATCGTCTAAACCTAATCAAGAAgccaaacattaaaaaaaaaaaaaaaaaaaaccatttaaCATGAATAAAACGACAAGTTTGCAAGAAATAGGGTTTCCAAGCCTCCTTACCTCTATTCGCACTGGCCGTCGGAGAACTAGAACCGTCTGCTCCGCCCTCGCCATCCGCCGTCTTCTCTTCTTTTGAGGCCATCAGCGTTCTCTTTCCTCTATTCTCGCCGAGGCTCCAGGGACGACTTTGCCTCGCGGGAGGATCTCCCCGGCCGGCACAAAAGGGGCGTCAAGGTCGAGTTGGGAGGATCTTCCGTGCCCGAGAAGTTTCTTTCCTCTATTGTCGCCGAGGCTTCGGGGACGACTCTGCCTCGCGGACGCCCGCGTCGACTGGTGGGAGGCTCGCGAAGCTAGCGTCTTCAAGGCCGAACTCCCCGGCCGGCACAAGAGGGGCGTCAAGGTCGAGGCGGGCGGATCTGCCGTGCTCGAGAAGTCTCTTTCCTCTATTGCCGCCGAGGCTTCGGGGACGACTCTGCCTCGCGGACGCCCGCGTCGACTGGTGGGAGACCCGCGAAGCTAGCGTCTTCAAGGCCGATCTCCCCGGCCAGCACAAGAGGGGCGTCAAGATTGATGTGGGACGGCGTCGATCGCGAGGAGAAGGTCTCCGCTTAGATTTCGCCCGACTCGCCTGAGCTCCGCCTCTCGCCGACAAAGGATTCTTCGAACGGAAAGAAGAGGGGAATGAAAGAAACGGCATGGGTAGGGGGCTATTATAGCCGTGTGGCGGGCTCTCAGTCCATTGGGCCGGGTTGGATAGAACGGGTCCGGTTAGACGGCTCGGATGGGTTTAAATAGAGGGGGAAAAACGCTTTGGCAATTTATTGGACAATGTATTATCTATTTCACggatctaaattttcaaatacttaaattacataaaatatttttaaaataccttCTTGTTTTTTCCAAGTTCATTACTCACTTTTGGATGAAACTGGAAAAAGATCTGGATAACTCCAAATTTTTTTACATTAAAATGATTCTATTTCTAAAAACCCCCTGCTCTCATATTTATATTTGGTAAAATAAATTGAGAGTGATGAATTTTTAAATGAGTAGAATAATAAATTATAGATATATTCTTAATTTAATTCACTACTCTCAATTTATTATATATCTACCAATACATTAAGTAGACTTTTAGAAGTATATTAATTTTAGTTCAAAtgattcaaaattttctaagcccATAATTAATTTCGTCCGAAAATAATTGATAAATCTAAAGTGAAAAAAAAGGATATTTCGAGAATACGTTATACGATTTGAGTATTTTTAAACTTGAGTATATGAAATGGATAATAATTGAAGCAAAAGATGAAGCTGTCACTTTAAAGGCCCTTGCAAGACAGTTTCACACTCTTTAGAAATGGGTATATCAAAAGACATTTACTCTAATACAGCGACTCTttgcataaaaaaaattagatactcAACAAGATATTTTGTACTCATTAAAAATTAACTCTAAAATCTATTGGAGCAACCACCCGTATAGGTATCAACTATGTCTTGTTCACATAGTTCATtaaattgtcaaaaaaaaaaaaaaaaactctttattTTCTAAATACTAGACTGAACTGACTTTATTTGCTTACTCCTCCATAAAACTATACCCTTGTTCTTAAGTTAAGGTTCTTTACAAGTCCTAAAATGAGAGAAAACCTTATTCCTAGATCAAAGGTTctttacaaatcatatttatgtGTATAACTCATCAAATCCTTACAAACTTAATCCACGCATCAAATGCACAGTCAAACCTAATTTACTCTTCATCACACTTAAAACATCTTAGTCGAACTCCACCAATTTGAGGCTTATTGCACCATTCGGATCATGAATGATTTTAGCTTAAGtcgattaaaaattaatttagttaacTAAATTGATTTAAATCAATGACAGTTGACGGTTGGACACAAATTATTAGTATTTGTAATGAGCAAGGTAGAGAGGACTTGACTTGACTCGGAAAGTATTCAATAAATTTCACAACAATAAATAATTGAGTTGATAAGAACAAATTGAGTCTATTGACTTGAATATGAGTTGACTATTATTTATTtggcaaaataattaagtgaaCCATCTAGAATGGCAAAAGAACTTATTTTTGATTGATTAACAGTGAATTTAATAATCATCTAGAATGATCAGATTGGCGTTACGGGGTGGTAAATAATAGATCAAACTTTTTAAATAATGAGAGTTTAAATCTCACTCAGTATATATTATATCtgagaaatttaaattatttatgacGTTGAGCCATCCGTCTAGATCCATCTAtgctttttttatttatctttgtcATCGGTGAGAAATTTTTATGGAGCGGCCAGTCACATCGATTAGTTAGATCGTAAGAACAGAATactaaattatcaaaaaaaaatataatgggTTAATGTACTTGGGATAGAGCTATTAATTTAGATTTGATCCGTCGGATTAATCCACCCCCGCTAAATAATTTAAGTAATTagattgaaattttatcaactaatttaaaaatgTATCTAAACAGGTCGACTCGTGCGGGTTACAAGTCTAAATTGGCTAACTAGTAATGGGCTCAGATTAGCTCgtgaattaataatttttttttcaaaacttaaaattaaaatgaaaaatttaCTAAGCTCGTGGACTGACCGCCTCATCCATAATAGAaacataaaaattctttttttttttttaattttttgatagattAATCTGTCTAATTCACAACCTACCTTGGATTGAACTGACTTGAATATTTCTTAATTTGGTAAGATGACGGACCGGTTCATTCCACCAGATGAGGGATTTTTTAATGGATCGGCTGTAGCTCGGGAACTAATGACTTATTTTGGAAGGGGCATTTTGGGTAGACCACATATATCATTTCCAGCTCATTTCGAAAATTTCTGAATTTTATCGGTCTGATTCAGAAATGTTTGATACTTTTGGGAGTAAACTAAAATTATCACACAAACCCTTTTGTGACCATAGACACTTCATCGCGGGTGGCAGCCTCTTAGCTTTTTGCCCTACTCGTCGTCCGCTGCCTCCATTTATCCGTCTTCACCTTCGTGAAGTAGCATCAAGGTATGAGCTTCTGCTTCCTCCTCCCTTCTTTCTATCGCTCTCTATTCCTCTCTTCATCATTTTCTGCAACCTCTTCTCCtcccctttcttttttttttaactcatggAATGAATTACTTTCCATATCGAATTCTTGTTGTCTGCATCAGATTTATTCTAAAGTTGGGATCTTTCAACCTCCATATATAGGTCATAACCTGTAAGTAGTTTCCTTGATGTTGAAATATTCAAATTGTCATATGAATAACTACCAATTAATATATAGAATATATCATTATCTACGATATTACTTAAAAATATAACACAATTAAAGATtcatataataaatatataagaCGATCGGCCAACCGGAGGGCCTGATCGTGGGCTACAGCGCCGAGCGGCAAGCGGTGTCGGCGAACCTACTCGCCAA
The genomic region above belongs to Zingiber officinale cultivar Zhangliang chromosome 11A, Zo_v1.1, whole genome shotgun sequence and contains:
- the LOC122031074 gene encoding uncharacterized protein LOC122031074; protein product: MSVILGGGDGINLCFLAGFSVADSLMVCSSDAVARSLGICQGILYQSTLSLISGDQMAESSVIAKCCDGSQNNPKGIIERIYPLGAAIGKPKSSTEGISPAKIAQSEWKSLTESDNSSESTANTMRNFEQTMQTNIM
- the LOC122031964 gene encoding MA3 DOMAIN-CONTAINING TRANSLATION REGULATORY FACTOR 4-like, producing the protein MASKEEKTADGEGGADGSSSPTASANRGLDDDQRHRDEKLRKYEKAASLKIEQYFLLNDIPRLIRGLEDLAAPEYNIFFIKKLITLAVQWRNQTDATSRFLARAVKEDVLSPIDLEICNEFPENSIESEIVHKACALVSAAHASEAMHSVGAAFWLVVYFYFE